From the genome of Vicia villosa cultivar HV-30 ecotype Madison, WI linkage group LG2, Vvil1.0, whole genome shotgun sequence, one region includes:
- the LOC131650544 gene encoding nudix hydrolase 18, mitochondrial-like gives MICLVSRTGRELQRYNNMGGRQVVGCIPYRYKQDIDGNRSNEMEVLMVSSQKTQRLMFPKGGWELDESLQEAASRESIEEAGVIGLVECELGQWNFISKRYGIYYEGYMFPLFVKEQLDHWPEKNLRTRVWMSVDEAREVCQHWWMKEALDILLQRLISSKQQQQRKH, from the exons atgatttgtttGGTATCTCGAACCGGAAGAGAGTTGCAGAGATATAACAACATGGGTGGCCGACAAGTTGTAGG ATGCATACCTTATAGATATAAACAAGACATAGATGGTAATAGAAGCAACGAAATGGAAGTACTAATGGTTAGTTCACAGAAAACTCAAAGACTAATGTTTCCTAAGGGTGGATGGGAACTTGATGAATCTCTACAAGAAGCAGCTTCTAGGGAATCCATTGAAGAAGCAGGAGTCATAGGATTAGTTGAG TGTGAATTGGGACAGTGGAATTTCATTAGCAAAAGATATGGAATATACTATGAAGGCTATATGTTCCCTTTGTTTGTCAAGGAGCAACTTGATCATTGGCCTGAGAAAAATCTTAGGACACGAGTATGG ATGAGTGTTGATGAAGCTAGAGAAGTTTGTCAACATTGGTGGATGAAGGAAGCATTAGATATATTGCTTCAAAGGCTCATTTCTtcaaagcaacaacaacaaaggaaGCATTAG